The following nucleotide sequence is from Pandoraea thiooxydans.
CGAAGTCGGCGCGTTCCTCGGCCTGGTGGGCGGCACGCTCGGCAAGCTCAGTATGGACGTCAAGCTGATGATGCAAACGGAGGTCGGCGAGGTCTACGAGCCCTATCATCATGGACGCGGATCCTCGTCGACCATGCCGCAAAAGCGCAACCCGATCGCGAGCTGCTACATCCATGCCGCGATCAGCGTGGTGCGGCAGCACGCAGCCTCCTTGATGGACGCGATGGTAGCGGATCACGAGCGCTCGACCGGACCCTGGGAAATCGAGTGGATCGTGCTGCCGGAGGCTTTCTGCCTGATGGCCGGCGCCTTGCGACAAAGCAGGCAGGTGCTGGAAGGCCTGCAGGTGGATCCGGTGGCGATGCGGCGCAACCTCGATTTGACCGATGGCCTGGTCATGAGCGAGGCCGTGATGATGGGTCTTGGCAAGTACATCGGGCGGGAATACGCACATGACCTGGTCTACGATTTGTGCCGGCAGTCGATCGCCGAGCGCAAGCCGCTCATCGAGCTGCTTTGCGCGCACCCCGAGATTGCCGCTCATGTCGATCGCGCCGGCCTGGAAGGCATGCTCGACCCGGCGAACTACCTGGGCCAGTCCGCGCTGATGGTGGATCGGGTGCTTGCGACGCTTCGCTGAGCGCGCGAGCCGGCAACGGGCGCGGACGCCTGGCGGCTTTTCGACAGGCTGTCAGGCGGCGGTTGTCTTTGCCCGCCGGGCAGGTCGCCTGGCGGCGACGAATTCATAGAGTTGCTGGGCCTCGGGAGACAGCTGGCGCCCCTTGCGCTTGATCAGGCCGATTCTTCGCGTGACCTCGGGTTCGCCCAGCGGAATGCTCATGAGCAGCGGGTGTTCATAAGGCGGCATGGCCAGCGACGGCACCGCGGCAACCCCGAGGCCCGCCTCGACGAGGCCGAGCAGCGTTGTGACATGCTGCGCCTCGTAGACCGGGGATAGCCGAGTGTGGGTGCGTGCCAGCGCCTGATCGAGCAGGAGACGGTTACCGGACGATTTGGCGGTGAGGATGAAGTCGTGGCCTTCCAGATCGCGCCAGGTGGCCTTGCGTAACTTGGCCAACGGATGATCGCGACGGCACGCGATGACGAAATGCTCGGTCAGCAGCGGGCGATAGTCGATTTCCGGTTCGGAGCCGCCGAGAAAATTGATACCGAAATCGGCTTCGCCACTGGAGACGGCCGCCAGCACTTCGTTGGCGCTGGCATCGAACACCTTGACCCTAAGCTTGGGGTACTGGGCCCGGTAGCGCTGGATGACGTTGGACAGGAAATAATAGACCGTCGAGGGTACGCAGGCGATGCACACTTCGCCCATGCGTGCCGTGCCGACTCCGCGCACGCTCAGCAACGTTTCGTCGAGGCCATCGAGGAGCATGTTGATGCTTCTTGCGAATTCTCGCCCGACGGCGGTCAGCTTGACCTCGTGCGTGGTTCTTTCCAGCAGGCGGATGCCCAAGGCCTGTTCGAGCTTATCGATGCGCCGGCTGAACGCGGACTGGGATATGTGAACCGCCTCGGCTGCCTTGCGGAAATTGCCCAGCTCGGCAACTGCGCGAAATGCGATCAAATCGTGGAGTTCGAAGTTGACGGCCATGACGTGTTTTGTGAAAAAGAGCATGTCCCGTGGGGCGCAAGCCCGGAGATGTCTCCAATGAAAGACTGTTCGAACGGTGGCCTCGGACTGCAAGTGTGACGGATCGGCCCCGGTCACGAACCACCGTTCAGCTATGCGGGCCTCCGAGGGCCCTGTCGTGACGGGGCCCAGACCGGATGACCAGCAGCGGCCTGTCCCGCCAAATTCGCGGCTGCCCAGCGTAGCAGCCGAGGCGCAGGAAATCAAGCTGATGATTGGTACCGAAGCTTGGCCCGTCAAACGGGTTCCTTGCATCGAAAATCTACCTGCGACAGACGCTGATCTGCATCGCAGATGCCCTGCCGGACAAGCCCGCTTGCAGCGCGGCGAATACGGTGCCCCGAGCACCGTCGACAGGAACTGTTTCATCAGGAATCGGCCGGGAATCGCTGCCGCCGGATACCGATGGGGCTCCATCCCCTACCACCTTGGGGAGAGCTTGCTGCCCGCCCGATCGCCAACGGCACCGGCATCTGCAGCGTCGGTGACGTCGCGTTTCACACCGGCTGCCGTCGATATGTGAGCAACGAGCTCGCTCATTGGATCTCGGCGCATCTAATGGCGGGGTATCCCGCCATCAAGCACCTTGGCAAACGCCTGCGCATCGATATTCGCGCCCGTGAGAATTACCCCGACTGTCTTGCCGATGTTGCGGGTTTTCTCCTGTATGGCGGCCGCCAGCGAGGCCGCGCCGGCCCCTTCCACGACGTTGTGTGTGCCTTGGTACAAAAGGCGTATCGCCGCGGCGATCTCGCTATCGCTGACTGCAACCATGCGGGCGGCGCCCTGTGCGTAGATATCGAACGCCTCGGCGACCGGCACCCGCACGGCAAGGCCGTCGGCAAAGGTTCGGGCCGTTTGGGTCTCGATCAGTCGCCCGGCCTCGAAGGAGAGTTTTGCCGCCGGCGCTTCGGTCGAGACCACCCCCACGATTTCCGTGCCAAGGCCCAACGCTTCGCGCGCCGCGAT
It contains:
- a CDS encoding LysR family transcriptional regulator produces the protein MAVNFELHDLIAFRAVAELGNFRKAAEAVHISQSAFSRRIDKLEQALGIRLLERTTHEVKLTAVGREFARSINMLLDGLDETLLSVRGVGTARMGEVCIACVPSTVYYFLSNVIQRYRAQYPKLRVKVFDASANEVLAAVSSGEADFGINFLGGSEPEIDYRPLLTEHFVIACRRDHPLAKLRKATWRDLEGHDFILTAKSSGNRLLLDQALARTHTRLSPVYEAQHVTTLLGLVEAGLGVAAVPSLAMPPYEHPLLMSIPLGEPEVTRRIGLIKRKGRQLSPEAQQLYEFVAARRPARRAKTTAA